The proteins below are encoded in one region of Acidobacteriota bacterium:
- a CDS encoding YHYH protein, whose amino-acid sequence MAPMKDPRRVTGFFARSLPVWWILFALAVSSLAWPALAQLMLRRHTAASSNGLELLPASMLPKTANQVSESSGARWRTIRANGVPDHAVGTFPNAGNPNRLSAQSYRFRVPMEPRLAADVTPLSGPTSFGVAVNGVPFDPGAAEFFLGDRSSGWQYEALAGAVPLGIDANHAHVQPTGAYHYHGLPTGLLDELDFVPGRHSPLVGWAADGFPIYALYGRLDGESGVRELLPSYRLRQGQRPAGEGQPGGVFDGTFVADYEYVDGAGDLDECNGLWTVTPEFPDGTYAYFLTADWPVVPRCFRGTPSPDFRKARGLGHQGRRTGRG is encoded by the coding sequence ATGGCTCCTATGAAAGATCCCCGACGAGTGACCGGTTTCTTTGCTCGCTCCCTGCCGGTGTGGTGGATTCTGTTCGCCCTGGCAGTCAGCTCGCTGGCCTGGCCAGCCTTGGCCCAGCTCATGCTTCGTCGTCACACCGCGGCGAGCTCGAACGGTCTCGAGCTGTTGCCGGCCTCGATGTTGCCGAAGACCGCCAATCAGGTTTCCGAATCCTCGGGAGCGCGCTGGCGGACGATTCGCGCCAACGGGGTGCCGGACCATGCCGTTGGTACGTTTCCGAACGCCGGCAACCCGAATCGCCTGAGCGCCCAGAGCTATCGCTTTCGAGTGCCCATGGAACCGCGACTGGCTGCCGACGTGACGCCGCTGAGCGGGCCGACGAGCTTCGGTGTGGCGGTCAATGGCGTGCCCTTCGACCCCGGCGCCGCCGAGTTCTTTCTCGGTGATCGCAGCAGCGGTTGGCAGTACGAAGCGCTGGCCGGCGCCGTGCCCCTCGGCATCGACGCCAATCACGCTCACGTCCAGCCCACCGGGGCATACCACTACCACGGCCTGCCGACGGGGCTGCTCGATGAGCTCGACTTCGTTCCGGGCCGCCACTCGCCGCTGGTTGGCTGGGCCGCCGACGGCTTTCCCATCTACGCCCTCTACGGTCGCCTCGATGGGGAATCGGGAGTGCGCGAGCTGCTCCCGAGCTATCGCCTGCGGCAGGGCCAGCGGCCCGCCGGCGAGGGCCAGCCGGGAGGGGTCTTCGATGGCACCTTCGTGGCCGACTACGAATACGTGGACGGCGCCGGCGATCTCGACGAGTGCAACGGCCTGTGGACGGTGACGCCGGAGTTTCCAGACGGCACCTACGCCTACTTCCTGACCGCCGACTGGCCGGTGGTGCCGCGCTGCTTCCGGGGCACGCCGTCGCCGGACTTTCGCAAGGCCAGGGGGCTCGGGCACCAAGGCCGCCGCACCGGGCGCGGCTGA
- a CDS encoding HAMP domain-containing sensor histidine kinase: MKIRQHFQGRWTLLATTFVMGAALVITSWSNLRSVQEARETLDGGEAEALLRSALDLLRSSAGPPSSTLLETFLERNEGRGLTYLGILRPNDRVVAEAGTRMAVDFSRSARKVSRLRAPEDGRVVLRVIAPVDGGPPRRNRFPARQESSPPQPPRRYSAPGPEIDDRPTTPSSSFSGPPPRGRRERSPRLVLEFVPVVTAGLVARAQRALASSWLAAIALMAAALVFWRLSLRREAEERRRQHEKRLSTLGEMSAVLAHEIRNPLASLKGHAQLLAERLAAGSRERAKADRVVLEATRLESLSTNLLAFSKSGPLERRPVDPAALLREVAGGLDGERIAIDAERSPAAWPLDPVRWRQVVTNLLRNALQTADDAPVEATAEVADGHLRLAVRDHGPGLPAGQEERIFEPFFTTRASGTGLGLAVTRRIVELHGGTLRAHNHGEGGAVFEALLPAEPPSKGKPWATS; the protein is encoded by the coding sequence GTGAAAATCCGTCAGCACTTCCAAGGCCGCTGGACCCTGCTCGCCACCACCTTCGTGATGGGAGCCGCCCTGGTGATCACCTCCTGGTCCAATCTGCGCAGCGTTCAAGAAGCCCGCGAGACCCTCGACGGCGGCGAGGCCGAGGCACTGCTGCGCTCGGCCCTCGATCTGCTCCGCAGCTCTGCCGGACCGCCCAGCAGCACGCTCCTGGAGACTTTTCTGGAGCGCAACGAGGGTCGCGGCCTGACCTACCTCGGGATCCTGCGGCCGAACGACCGCGTGGTCGCCGAAGCCGGCACCCGAATGGCAGTGGACTTCTCCCGTAGCGCGCGCAAAGTCAGCCGCCTTCGGGCACCGGAGGATGGTCGTGTGGTGCTGCGAGTCATCGCTCCGGTCGATGGCGGTCCACCGCGGCGCAACCGTTTTCCGGCGCGGCAAGAATCGTCGCCCCCTCAGCCGCCACGACGGTATAGCGCTCCCGGACCGGAGATCGACGACCGACCGACGACCCCGAGCTCGTCCTTTTCCGGCCCACCTCCCCGCGGCCGGCGCGAGCGCTCGCCGCGGCTGGTCCTCGAGTTCGTACCGGTGGTGACCGCTGGGCTGGTGGCTCGCGCCCAACGGGCGCTGGCGTCGAGCTGGCTGGCGGCCATCGCCCTGATGGCCGCAGCGCTGGTCTTCTGGCGCCTGTCCCTGCGACGGGAGGCCGAGGAGCGGCGGCGACAGCATGAGAAACGGCTCAGCACCCTGGGCGAGATGTCGGCGGTCCTGGCGCACGAGATCCGCAATCCGCTGGCCTCCCTCAAAGGCCATGCCCAGCTCCTCGCCGAGCGCCTGGCGGCCGGCAGTCGCGAGCGGGCCAAGGCCGACCGAGTGGTTCTCGAAGCTACCCGCCTGGAGTCGCTGTCAACCAATCTCTTGGCGTTCTCGAAGAGCGGCCCCCTCGAGCGACGGCCGGTCGACCCGGCCGCCCTGCTGCGGGAAGTCGCCGGCGGCCTCGACGGCGAGCGCATCGCGATCGACGCCGAGCGCAGCCCGGCGGCCTGGCCCCTCGATCCGGTGCGCTGGCGCCAGGTGGTGACCAATCTCCTGCGCAACGCCCTGCAGACCGCCGACGACGCCCCCGTGGAGGCCACCGCCGAGGTCGCCGACGGTCACCTCCGCTTGGCCGTTCGCGACCACGGCCCGGGCCTGCCGGCCGGCCAGGAGGAGCGCATCTTCGAGCCCTTTTTCACTACCCGTGCCAGCGGCACCGGACTCGGACTCGCCGTCACCCGACGCATCGTCGAGCTCCACGGTGGCACCTTGAGAGCCCACAACCACGGCGAAGGGGGAGCGGTCTTCGAAGCCCTGCTCCCCGCCGAACCGCCATCGAAAGGGAAGCCATGGGCCACATCCTGA
- a CDS encoding sigma-54 dependent transcriptional regulator, with translation MGHILIAEDELGLREFLSEALEDDGHRCRQAKHGREALDLLRRQSFDLLITDLRMPEMDGMELLRIARAEQPELEVVLLTAHGSIETAVEAMRLGAFDYLEKPIGSPLELRLLAGRALERRQLKTLATRADREAPQLPPLSYGDPTMERVGEALRKVAATRATVLLTGESGTGKEIAARSVHRWSERANEAFVAVNCGAIPEQLLESELFGHEKGAFTGATKARRGRLELAAGGTFFLDEIGEMRPELQVKLLRVLEQRSFQRVGGERELPADVRWVAATNRNLESRIASGEFREDLYHRLAVFPVELPALRQRRQDILPLAENLLAQIAARLGRGRLELSPEVRQHLTGAPWPGNIRELSNSLERAAILADGTRLEAAHLFWRSQPVAAVSPDPSPPRTLAEIEREAIEAALAAHDDNRRLAAEALGIGLRTLYDKLKRYRPG, from the coding sequence ATGGGCCACATCCTGATCGCCGAAGACGAGCTCGGCCTGCGCGAGTTTCTCAGCGAGGCGCTGGAGGACGACGGGCACCGCTGTCGCCAGGCGAAGCACGGCCGGGAGGCCCTCGACCTGCTGCGCCGCCAGAGCTTCGACCTGCTGATCACCGACCTGCGGATGCCCGAGATGGACGGCATGGAGCTGTTGCGCATCGCCCGCGCCGAGCAGCCGGAGCTCGAGGTCGTGCTACTCACCGCCCACGGCTCGATCGAAACCGCCGTCGAGGCGATGCGCCTGGGGGCCTTCGACTACCTCGAGAAACCCATCGGAAGCCCCCTCGAGCTGCGCCTCCTGGCGGGCCGAGCCCTCGAGCGGCGCCAGCTCAAGACTCTCGCCACCCGGGCCGACCGCGAAGCCCCGCAACTGCCGCCTTTGAGCTATGGCGACCCCACCATGGAGCGGGTCGGCGAAGCTCTGCGCAAGGTCGCCGCGACCCGGGCGACGGTGCTGCTGACCGGCGAGAGCGGCACCGGCAAAGAGATCGCGGCTCGTTCCGTCCATCGCTGGAGCGAACGCGCCAACGAGGCCTTCGTCGCGGTCAATTGCGGGGCAATCCCGGAGCAACTGCTCGAAAGCGAGCTGTTCGGCCACGAAAAGGGCGCCTTCACCGGCGCCACCAAGGCTCGCCGGGGGCGCCTCGAGCTGGCCGCCGGAGGAACTTTCTTTCTCGACGAAATCGGCGAGATGCGGCCCGAGCTGCAGGTCAAGCTGCTCCGGGTTCTCGAGCAACGCAGCTTCCAGCGGGTCGGCGGCGAACGCGAGCTGCCGGCCGATGTGCGGTGGGTGGCGGCCACCAACCGCAACCTCGAAAGCCGCATCGCCAGCGGCGAGTTCCGTGAGGATCTCTACCATCGCCTGGCGGTCTTTCCCGTCGAGCTGCCGGCCCTGCGGCAACGCCGTCAGGACATTCTGCCGCTGGCTGAAAATCTCCTCGCTCAGATTGCCGCCCGCCTCGGTCGCGGCCGCCTCGAGCTCTCTCCGGAGGTTCGCCAACACCTCACCGGCGCCCCCTGGCCGGGCAACATTCGCGAGCTTTCCAATTCCCTCGAGCGAGCCGCCATCCTGGCCGACGGTACTCGCCTCGAGGCGGCTCATCTGTTCTGGCGCTCGCAACCGGTCGCCGCGGTCTCGCCCGACCCGAGCCCTCCGCGAACCTTGGCCGAAATCGAACGCGAGGCGATCGAGGCCGCCCTGGCGGCTCACGACGACAACCGGCGCCTGGCGGCGGAGGCCCTCGGTATCGGCCTGCGTACCCTGTACGACAAGCTCAAGCGCTACCGTCCAGGCTGA
- a CDS encoding EF-hand domain-containing protein, with protein MTRTLLLSLTCFAFITFPSIAQPEASPRGQRPDLTQLDQDGDGLLSAYEFRGPEGAFEHLDADQDGFLSADELRRRPPSFDHLDADGDGLLSRDEFRGSPQAFEGLDQDGDDLLSRAELGNRSRGGFLARHDGDGDRHVTREEFDGPAEQFDRLDRDGDGVVAGSEIPRRRGPRGGRRGAPRGQRGTGGASPSS; from the coding sequence ATGACGAGAACTCTCCTCCTCAGCCTGACCTGCTTCGCGTTCATCACCTTCCCCTCGATCGCCCAACCGGAGGCATCACCCCGAGGTCAGCGACCCGACCTCACCCAACTCGACCAAGACGGCGACGGCCTGCTCTCCGCTTACGAGTTTCGCGGCCCCGAGGGCGCCTTCGAGCACCTCGACGCCGACCAGGACGGCTTTCTTTCGGCAGATGAGCTGCGGCGTCGCCCGCCCAGCTTCGACCATCTCGACGCCGACGGCGACGGCCTCCTGTCGAGGGACGAGTTTCGCGGCTCGCCGCAAGCCTTCGAGGGTCTCGACCAGGATGGCGATGATCTCCTCAGCCGGGCCGAGCTCGGCAACCGATCTCGCGGCGGCTTCCTGGCCCGCCACGACGGCGATGGCGATCGCCATGTGACGCGCGAGGAGTTCGACGGGCCGGCTGAGCAGTTCGATCGCCTCGACCGGGACGGCGACGGCGTCGTCGCCGGCTCCGAGATCCCGCGCCGCCGCGGCCCGCGGGGCGGCCGGCGGGGAGCACCGCGTGGTCAGCGCGGGACCGGCGGCGCGAGCCCGAGCTCGTAA
- a CDS encoding RNA polymerase sigma factor → MERDDASWIDHLASPGSSQDAALLDLRKILRRGLDGALGRRLSQREAFIEDVVQEASMKVLGSLETFQGRSRFTTWAVAIAVRQAMGELRRRRTRDLSFESLVEDRELRLPAEEGSESSDGDLDRSKVLQVLQRVIDDRLTAKQRTVLRAKLEGLEQSEIARRLPGVKRNAVYKLAHDARKSLKRGLLEAGISEDTIRHAFDF, encoded by the coding sequence ATGGAGCGCGACGACGCCAGCTGGATCGATCACCTTGCCTCCCCTGGCAGCTCCCAGGACGCGGCCCTGCTCGACCTCCGCAAGATCCTGCGCCGCGGCCTCGACGGTGCCCTCGGGCGTCGCCTGTCGCAGCGCGAGGCCTTCATCGAGGATGTCGTCCAGGAGGCGTCGATGAAGGTCCTGGGCAGTCTGGAGACCTTTCAGGGGCGCAGTCGATTCACCACCTGGGCGGTGGCGATCGCGGTGCGACAGGCGATGGGCGAGCTGCGCCGCCGGCGCACCCGTGATCTCTCCTTCGAGTCCCTGGTGGAGGATCGAGAGCTCCGGCTCCCGGCGGAGGAGGGGAGCGAGTCGTCCGATGGCGACCTCGATCGCAGTAAAGTCCTCCAGGTTCTGCAGCGGGTGATCGACGATCGCCTCACCGCCAAGCAGCGCACCGTGTTGCGCGCCAAGCTCGAAGGGTTGGAGCAGAGCGAGATCGCGCGACGCCTGCCGGGGGTGAAGCGCAACGCCGTCTACAAGTTGGCCCATGACGCCCGCAAGAGCCTGAAGCGAGGTCTCCTCGAAGCCGGGATCTCGGAAGACACCATCCGCCACGCCTTCGATTTCTAG
- a CDS encoding peroxidase-related enzyme (This protein belongs to a clade of uncharacterized proteins related to peroxidases such as the alkylhydroperoxidase AhpD.) has translation MSRINPIQPETASAEARQILDQVKAKMGGVPNILGTMAQAPAVAQAYLGFSGALGEGALDAKLRELIALTVAEANNCDYCLAAHSTIGKGAGLSQDQILAGRRAQAEGSREQAALSFARLLVENRGRVTDGEVDGLRAAGFSDGEVLEIVANVALNLFTNYFNHVADPAVDFPVAPPLAAATA, from the coding sequence ATGAGCCGCATCAACCCCATTCAGCCCGAGACCGCCTCCGCCGAAGCCCGTCAGATCCTCGATCAGGTGAAGGCCAAGATGGGCGGCGTGCCCAACATTCTGGGCACCATGGCCCAGGCTCCGGCGGTGGCTCAGGCCTACCTCGGTTTCAGTGGTGCCCTCGGTGAGGGCGCCCTCGACGCCAAGCTGCGCGAGCTCATCGCCCTGACCGTCGCCGAGGCCAACAACTGCGACTACTGCCTCGCCGCCCACTCGACCATCGGCAAGGGCGCCGGCCTGTCCCAGGACCAGATCCTCGCCGGCCGGCGAGCGCAGGCCGAGGGCAGCCGCGAACAGGCGGCGCTGAGCTTCGCGCGTCTGCTGGTCGAGAATCGCGGCCGGGTGACCGACGGCGAAGTCGACGGCCTGCGGGCCGCCGGCTTCAGCGACGGTGAGGTGCTCGAGATCGTCGCCAACGTCGCCTTGAATCTGTTTACCAACTACTTCAACCACGTCGCCGATCCGGCGGTCGACTTCCCGGTGGCGCCGCCCCTCGCGGCGGCCACTGCCTGA
- a CDS encoding gamma-glutamylcyclotransferase family protein: MLYFAYGSNMLSLRLQRRVASARPLGRAFLSGYRLRFDKRSWSDASGKARPQATGRGPDRLWGVVFEMAASDFPALDHAEGLGKGYRRAEVQVEDTSGAVSRTFLYEAQRSHLEPALSPFVWYRDLVLAGALEHALPRPYVHRLAAVPAQPDRDAERCRRGREILAAAGWPEEKIKKMISQG; encoded by the coding sequence TTGCTCTACTTCGCCTACGGCTCCAACATGCTGAGCTTGCGGCTGCAGCGCCGGGTGGCCTCGGCGCGTCCCCTCGGCCGGGCTTTCCTGAGCGGCTATCGCCTGCGCTTCGACAAGCGAAGCTGGAGCGATGCTTCGGGTAAGGCCCGGCCGCAGGCCACCGGCCGCGGTCCGGATCGCCTTTGGGGGGTGGTTTTCGAGATGGCCGCCAGCGATTTCCCGGCTCTCGATCATGCCGAAGGGCTGGGCAAGGGCTACCGGCGAGCCGAGGTCCAGGTCGAGGACACGTCCGGAGCGGTGAGTCGGACCTTCCTCTATGAGGCGCAACGGTCCCATCTCGAGCCCGCCCTTTCGCCCTTCGTCTGGTATCGCGATCTGGTGCTGGCGGGGGCCCTCGAGCACGCTTTGCCGCGGCCCTACGTGCACCGCCTGGCGGCCGTCCCGGCGCAACCGGATCGCGATGCCGAGCGCTGCCGCCGCGGCCGCGAGATCTTGGCTGCCGCCGGCTGGCCGGAAGAAAAAATCAAGAAAATGATCTCGCAGGGGTAA
- a CDS encoding MBL fold metallo-hydrolase, with the protein MNQPQLYFRQLLAGQQVATAHPAAGQMRNFMYLIGDPGKREAVVVDPAWDVAGLIRLAEADGYSITGALVTHYHPDHVGGDLFGLSIEGLATLLESHAVPIYVNKHEADGLRRVTDVSASDLRQVDDGDTLALGDFELRFLHTPGHTPGSQCFLIGDRLVAGDTLFVQGCGRVDLPGGDPDAMYHTLTGKLAKLPPSTVLFPGHHYGPTPTSTIADELEQNHYLRIASLDDWRRLMGR; encoded by the coding sequence GTGAATCAGCCGCAGCTCTACTTTCGCCAGCTCCTCGCCGGGCAGCAGGTGGCGACGGCCCATCCGGCCGCCGGTCAGATGCGCAACTTCATGTACCTGATCGGTGATCCGGGGAAACGTGAGGCGGTGGTGGTCGATCCCGCTTGGGACGTCGCCGGGCTGATCCGCTTGGCGGAGGCGGACGGTTACTCGATCACCGGGGCCTTGGTGACTCACTACCACCCGGACCATGTCGGCGGCGATCTCTTCGGCCTATCCATCGAGGGGCTGGCGACGTTGCTCGAATCCCACGCCGTTCCGATCTACGTCAACAAGCACGAGGCCGACGGCCTGCGCCGGGTGACCGACGTCTCGGCCTCGGATCTGCGCCAGGTGGACGATGGCGACACCCTGGCGTTGGGCGACTTCGAGCTGCGCTTTCTCCACACCCCCGGTCATACGCCCGGCAGTCAGTGCTTCCTGATCGGCGATCGCCTGGTCGCCGGCGACACCCTGTTCGTTCAGGGCTGCGGCCGGGTGGACCTGCCCGGCGGCGATCCCGACGCCATGTACCACACGCTGACCGGCAAGCTCGCCAAGCTACCGCCGAGCACGGTGCTGTTCCCGGGCCATCACTATGGCCCCACCCCGACGTCGACCATCGCCGACGAGCTCGAGCAGAACCACTACCTGCGCATTGCCAGCCTCGACGACTGGCGCCGCTTGATGGGGCGCTGA
- a CDS encoding M28 family peptidase yields MLPLRVLTRFAALSIAAAVFVAPAVAQELTCAVVDIHQVGPVKLAQLQALPHTDWWVEADDELLLCGGEGLTAEASATGRLLQIHRRVQADQLYRLRRAHDKDFGLPGVRALVRGGRFAVIEMGDGVDRKTPWHALHSASEGSPGPTSVGAALEPFAPNMVLVRQAANMHRPARRAVDPAVQVVVDEVDGQRWQNTNNVLSGFHRHTHAPAIDQARDWLAAQFGALPGLIVTTPTFEVDSTAVENVIATLPGSERPDEWWIVGAHYDARSASISDTVTPAPGAEDNGSGCSGVLEMARIFTKHRPEETVIFMCYAGEEQGLFGSAAHAEGIVQAGDASKVQGMFNMDMISYSPDSDFDVLLGSRTASGNLPADFMDAADDYANLRVVTSTFTCCSDHVPYLNRNLPAIAIYSNDWSQYPDYHETTDVAANNNSDQAAEVIKAYTALLATKTNARQAAIFADGFESGDLNAWSAAVQ; encoded by the coding sequence ATGCTCCCGCTCCGAGTGCTCACCCGATTCGCCGCCCTCTCCATTGCCGCCGCCGTCTTCGTCGCGCCGGCGGTCGCTCAAGAGCTCACCTGTGCCGTCGTCGACATCCACCAGGTCGGGCCGGTCAAGCTGGCGCAGCTGCAGGCTCTGCCGCATACCGACTGGTGGGTCGAGGCGGATGACGAGCTGCTGCTGTGCGGTGGAGAGGGGCTGACCGCCGAGGCCTCCGCCACCGGCCGCCTGCTGCAGATCCACCGCCGGGTTCAGGCCGATCAGCTGTACCGGCTGCGCCGGGCCCACGACAAGGACTTCGGCCTTCCCGGGGTGCGGGCGCTGGTTCGCGGTGGCCGATTCGCGGTCATCGAGATGGGGGACGGGGTTGATCGCAAGACCCCTTGGCATGCCCTCCACTCGGCCTCCGAGGGCTCGCCGGGGCCGACCTCCGTCGGTGCGGCCCTCGAGCCCTTCGCGCCCAACATGGTGCTGGTGCGGCAGGCCGCCAACATGCATCGCCCAGCGCGCCGTGCCGTCGATCCAGCCGTCCAGGTGGTGGTCGATGAAGTCGATGGCCAGCGTTGGCAGAACACCAACAACGTCCTCTCCGGTTTTCATCGCCACACCCACGCGCCGGCGATCGATCAGGCACGGGATTGGCTGGCAGCGCAGTTCGGCGCCCTGCCGGGGCTGATCGTCACGACGCCGACCTTCGAGGTCGACTCGACGGCGGTGGAGAACGTCATCGCCACCCTGCCGGGCAGCGAGCGGCCGGACGAGTGGTGGATCGTCGGGGCGCACTACGACGCCCGCTCGGCGAGCATCTCGGACACGGTGACGCCGGCGCCGGGTGCCGAGGACAACGGCAGCGGCTGCTCCGGCGTCCTCGAGATGGCCCGCATCTTCACCAAGCATCGGCCCGAGGAGACGGTGATCTTCATGTGCTACGCCGGTGAGGAGCAGGGGCTCTTCGGCAGCGCCGCCCACGCCGAGGGCATCGTTCAGGCCGGTGATGCGAGCAAGGTTCAGGGCATGTTCAACATGGACATGATCAGCTACTCGCCGGACAGCGACTTCGACGTCTTGCTGGGGTCACGCACGGCCTCCGGGAACCTCCCGGCGGACTTCATGGACGCGGCCGACGATTACGCCAACCTGCGGGTGGTGACGAGCACCTTCACCTGTTGCTCCGATCACGTGCCTTACCTCAACCGCAACCTGCCGGCGATCGCCATCTACTCGAACGATTGGTCGCAGTACCCGGATTACCACGAGACCACCGACGTGGCGGCCAACAACAATTCCGACCAGGCCGCCGAGGTGATCAAGGCCTACACCGCTCTGCTGGCGACCAAGACCAACGCTCGCCAGGCAGCGATTTTCGCGGATGGCTTCGAGAGCGGTGATCTCAACGCCTGGAGCGCCGCGGTCCAGTAG
- a CDS encoding MBL fold metallo-hydrolase, which yields MLREAGLGALTALVLAACGPQAGPAGGDEMTARSVPTVESEAPKGPYVRVLGTAQDGGLPHAACGCDRCDRARSEPAFARHIASLALVLPASDRVMLVDATPDLRQQLDALMDVRDDPPDRVDRDPVDGVLLTHAHIGHYLGLAFFGFEAVHTRDLPVYCTAALGEFLSQHGPWEQLVRLGNLKLVESLPGEPIDLGDGVTAEPRIVPHRDEYSDTVAWILRGPQRSLLYIPDTEPWGRWPVAIEEWLAEVDVALLDGTFYSAAELPGREVSEIGHPLIVDSMERFAGRSRPRILFTHLNHSNPALEPGSPAAEEIRSRGFEVASDGLEFPL from the coding sequence ATGCTCCGTGAGGCCGGTCTCGGTGCTCTCACGGCACTCGTTCTGGCGGCCTGTGGTCCGCAGGCGGGGCCCGCGGGCGGTGACGAGATGACCGCGCGGTCGGTGCCGACGGTCGAATCGGAGGCGCCCAAGGGGCCCTACGTGCGGGTGTTGGGGACGGCCCAGGATGGCGGCTTGCCGCATGCCGCCTGTGGCTGCGACCGCTGTGACCGGGCTCGCTCGGAGCCGGCCTTCGCGCGCCACATCGCCTCGCTGGCATTGGTGCTGCCTGCCAGTGACCGGGTCATGCTGGTGGATGCGACGCCGGATCTTCGCCAGCAGCTCGACGCCCTGATGGACGTGCGCGACGATCCGCCGGACCGGGTCGATCGCGATCCCGTCGACGGCGTGCTCTTGACCCATGCCCACATCGGTCACTACCTGGGCCTGGCTTTTTTCGGCTTCGAAGCGGTGCACACGCGCGACTTGCCGGTCTACTGCACCGCGGCTCTCGGCGAGTTCCTGTCGCAGCATGGTCCTTGGGAGCAGCTCGTTCGCCTGGGCAATCTGAAGCTGGTGGAGAGCCTGCCGGGGGAGCCCATCGACCTCGGCGACGGCGTCACCGCCGAGCCGCGGATCGTGCCCCATCGCGACGAGTACTCGGACACCGTCGCCTGGATTCTGCGTGGGCCCCAACGCAGCCTGCTCTACATTCCGGATACGGAGCCCTGGGGGCGCTGGCCGGTGGCGATCGAGGAGTGGCTGGCGGAGGTCGATGTGGCACTGCTCGACGGCACCTTCTATTCGGCGGCGGAGCTGCCCGGCCGCGAGGTCAGCGAGATCGGTCATCCCCTGATCGTCGACTCGATGGAGCGCTTCGCTGGCCGCTCTCGGCCCCGCATCCTGTTCACCCACCTCAATCACTCGAATCCGGCCCTCGAGCCGGGCTCGCCGGCTGCCGAAGAGATTCGGTCGCGCGGCTTCGAAGTGGCGAGCGACGGCCTGGAATTCCCCCTCTGA
- a CDS encoding MBL fold metallo-hydrolase, which yields MWRLLVGGVLLIAGGATTAVSAQGFDQVAIRTVPVSDGIAMLEGAGGNIGVSYGVDGVLVIDDQFAPLAEKIKAALGELSAAPVRFVLNTHWHHDHTGGNEILGGEGAVIVAHENARRRLTTTQFVKGFDRDYPPYSRAGLPVVTFTRDITFHLNDDEIHVFHVADAHTDGDAVVHFRQANVLHAGDLFFNGFYPFLDVWNGGTIDGLIAAVERLLELSDGATRIIPGHGPLAKRPDLVKYRDMLRTVRHRVAARRAAGESLEQIIAARPTADLDPTWGQGPLSVDLFLSLVYETLDAP from the coding sequence ATGTGGCGTTTACTGGTGGGTGGGGTGCTGTTGATCGCTGGCGGGGCGACGACGGCGGTTTCGGCCCAGGGCTTCGATCAGGTCGCGATCCGCACCGTGCCGGTGAGCGACGGCATCGCCATGCTGGAGGGGGCCGGTGGCAATATCGGGGTCTCCTACGGTGTCGACGGCGTGCTGGTGATCGACGATCAGTTCGCCCCCCTGGCGGAGAAGATCAAGGCCGCCCTGGGCGAGCTCTCGGCGGCTCCGGTGCGCTTCGTGCTCAACACCCATTGGCACCACGATCACACCGGCGGCAACGAGATCCTCGGTGGCGAAGGGGCGGTGATCGTGGCTCACGAGAACGCTCGCCGTCGCCTCACCACCACCCAGTTCGTCAAGGGCTTCGATCGCGACTACCCGCCCTATTCGCGCGCAGGTCTGCCGGTGGTGACCTTTACCCGCGACATCACATTCCACCTCAATGACGACGAGATCCACGTTTTCCACGTCGCCGACGCCCATACCGATGGCGACGCCGTGGTGCACTTTCGCCAGGCCAACGTGCTCCATGCCGGCGACCTCTTTTTCAACGGCTTCTATCCCTTCCTCGATGTCTGGAACGGCGGCACCATCGATGGCTTGATCGCCGCCGTCGAGCGCCTCCTCGAGCTCAGCGACGGGGCGACCCGGATCATTCCCGGCCACGGCCCCCTCGCCAAGCGACCGGATCTGGTGAAGTACCGCGACATGCTGCGCACGGTGCGTCACCGGGTGGCGGCCCGGAGGGCGGCCGGCGAGAGCCTCGAGCAGATCATCGCCGCCCGTCCGACCGCCGACCTCGACCCGACCTGGGGGCAGGGACCGCTGTCGGTCGATCTCTTCCTGAGCCTGGTTTACGAGACCCTGGATGCTCCGTGA